CCTAAGGAAAAAAATGATATTATGTTAAGATTTAAAAACAATGAAGTAAAATTATTAGTATCCACCACAGTAATAGAAGTTGGAATCAATGTTCCTAATGCTACTATTATGATAATAGAAGGAGCAGAAAGATTTGGCTTGGCACAACTTCATCAACTAAGAGGAAGAGTTGGAAGAGGTAGTGAAAAATCTTATTGTATTTTAATGGGCAATATTAAAAATATGAAGACAAGGAAGAGAATGGAAACCTTGGTAAAAAGTAATGATGGTTTTTTTATAGCAGAACAGGATTTAAAAATAAGAGGCAGTGGAGAAATATTTGGCTTCAGACAACATGGAGAAGAAAATTTAATTTTATCTAATCCCATAGATGATATAGACATACTCAAAATAGCTCATAGGGAATCTCAAGAATTACTAAAGAGCAATAAAAAAGAGGATATAAAAATTCTTAAATACTTAGGAACAAAAATAGATAAACAGAAAAAATATATTTGTTTTAATTAAATCAAATTTTTTATAAAGGCTTTGTGTAAAAATAATAAATATGATAAAATTATAACAAAAACTACATAGTTAAAGACAGGAGGAAAAAGATGAGAATAATAGCGGGTAGCGCAAAGGGAAGAAAAATTCTACCGCCAGAAGGTATGAATACAAGGCCTACTCTTGATAGAGTTAAGGAGAACATATTTAATATAATACAAGTATATGTTTATGGAGCAAAAACCTTAGATCTATTTGCAGGTACAGGAAGTTTAGGATTAGAGGCTGTAAGTAGAGGGGCTTGTGAATGTTATCTTATAGACAGATTTCCTCAAACTTATAGTTTGTTAGAAACTAATGTTAAAAATCTTGGTTTTCAAGATAAATGCAAATGCATTAATATGGATTCCTACGATGCATTAACTTTTTTAAAGGAAAAAGGAGAGGAATTTGATATAATATTTATTGATCCTCCATACTTGAGAAATATGGTACCGCCAGCTATAGAAAAAATAGATGAATATGATCTTTTGAAAAAAGATGGTATAATAGCCATAAAAATTGATTCAAAAGAGGAAATTTTTCAAGGTAGTGAGCATATTAAATTAGTAAGAAGTAAAAAGTATGGAAATACCACAGTATGCTTTTATAAATATAAGGAGGATTAAAATGAATATTGCCGTGTATCCAGGAAGTTTTGACCCTATAACTAATGGACATTTAGATATAATAAAAAGAGCTTCCCAAGTTTTTGATAAAGTAGTAGTAGGAATTTTAGTAAATCCAGATAAAAAAGGATTGTTTACAATAGAAGAAAGAGAAAAATTAATATCAAGAGTAGTAAAGGATATACCTAACGTTGAAGTTAGAAGCTTTAGTGGACTTTTAGTGGACTTTATGAATGAAGAAAATATAAAGGTTATTATAAAAGGATTAAGAGCTATGTCAGACTTTGAATACGAATTTCAAATGGCTCTTATGAATAAAAAATTAAATCCAGATATAGAAACTTTATTTATGATGACTTGTGCTCAATATTCATATTTAAGCTCTTCATCAGTGAAACAGGTAGCTATGTTTGGAGGATGTATAAAAGGTCTTGTGCCTGATGAAATAATAGAGGATATATTTAAAAAACTAAATAATAAATAGAAGGTGATTTAATGGATGTAATAAAATTATTAGAGTATCTACAGGATATAATAGAAACTTCTTCTAAAGTTCCTATGACAGGAAGAGTGGTTGTAGATAAAAAAGAAGTATTAGAGGTAATAGATAAAATAATAAATGAACTACCAGCTGAAATAAAAAAAGCGCAATGTATATGTGATAGGAAAGAGAAAATAATAGAAGAAGGAGAAAGAGAAAGGGAAAGACTCCAAAAGGAAAGCTTAGAAATATTTCGTGAAAGGGTAAGCGAACATAATGTAACAAAAGAAGCCGAAATTATAGCTAAAGATATAATAAGCTCTGCTGAAGAAGATGCAAAATCTATTAGGCAAGG
This window of the Clostridium cochlearium genome carries:
- the rsmD gene encoding 16S rRNA (guanine(966)-N(2))-methyltransferase RsmD; amino-acid sequence: MRIIAGSAKGRKILPPEGMNTRPTLDRVKENIFNIIQVYVYGAKTLDLFAGTGSLGLEAVSRGACECYLIDRFPQTYSLLETNVKNLGFQDKCKCINMDSYDALTFLKEKGEEFDIIFIDPPYLRNMVPPAIEKIDEYDLLKKDGIIAIKIDSKEEIFQGSEHIKLVRSKKYGNTTVCFYKYKED
- the coaD gene encoding pantetheine-phosphate adenylyltransferase, yielding MNIAVYPGSFDPITNGHLDIIKRASQVFDKVVVGILVNPDKKGLFTIEEREKLISRVVKDIPNVEVRSFSGLLVDFMNEENIKVIIKGLRAMSDFEYEFQMALMNKKLNPDIETLFMMTCAQYSYLSSSSVKQVAMFGGCIKGLVPDEIIEDIFKKLNNK
- a CDS encoding ATPase; its protein translation is MDVIKLLEYLQDIIETSSKVPMTGRVVVDKKEVLEVIDKIINELPAEIKKAQCICDRKEKIIEEGERERERLQKESLEIFRERVSEHNVTKEAEIIAKDIISSAEEDAKSIRQGARDYAYDVISSLEKDVLIYREKLMHNIKEEMEGFVHSLENDFKDTTKILQNNLKELEQMNK